In one window of Microbispora sp. ZYX-F-249 DNA:
- a CDS encoding CU044_2847 family protein, with protein MVVRGRPTLPRIVKYQLDDGTTVQFETEPPPGYHPAGSDQTAGQVSAAVEPAVRAAQTVLDKVRHMGPKAIEVKFGIKVSGTANWLVAKAATEGNFEVTLTWEPGTKASHPGEASASARL; from the coding sequence ATGGTAGTCAGAGGGAGGCCGACATTGCCGCGCATTGTGAAATACCAGCTAGATGACGGGACAACCGTCCAGTTCGAGACGGAGCCTCCTCCCGGTTATCATCCTGCGGGCTCAGATCAAACTGCAGGGCAGGTAAGCGCTGCCGTAGAACCTGCCGTCCGGGCGGCCCAGACGGTGTTAGACAAGGTCCGACACATGGGACCAAAGGCGATCGAGGTCAAGTTCGGGATCAAGGTCTCTGGCACTGCAAACTGGCTCGTGGCCAAGGCCGCTACTGAAGGTAACTTTGAGGTGACTCTCACTTGGGAGCCTGGCACCAAGGCCAGTCACCCTGGAGAGGCGAGCGCTAGTGCCCGGTTATGA
- a CDS encoding endo-1,4-beta-xylanase, giving the protein MLRSALSIGLVSATVLLGGAALTGSASAEPGAAPAHAQPTRYPADSLRALGDRVGLRVGTAVNMDELGSNAEYTRITAEQFSSVTAENVMKWQLVEPERGTYDWAAADRLVDFAKKNKQLVRGHTLVWHSQLPTWLSSDGYTTTLSNDELKALLKKHIQDQVKHFKGDIWQWDVVNEAFDDDGKPRETIWYKAWGGLGYIADAFRWARQADPKALLFYNDYNLEFTGPKSNAVYDFVKTLKAQRVPIDGVGFQGHLDTQYGFPDLQANLQRFADLGLKVAETEVDVRTFTEAAPNVNTPTNPLAVYAQESYWSRALKACLAVRECISFTPWGFGDTYSWIPGWFDDPQEGAALLYDADLKPKSQYYVIQQDLALAAGAPRRTDGGPGRP; this is encoded by the coding sequence GTGCTTCGTTCCGCACTGTCCATCGGCCTCGTGAGCGCCACGGTCCTGCTGGGCGGGGCGGCTCTCACCGGTTCGGCCTCGGCCGAACCCGGCGCCGCCCCTGCCCACGCCCAGCCCACCCGCTACCCGGCGGACTCGCTGCGCGCCCTCGGCGACCGGGTCGGCCTGCGCGTGGGCACCGCCGTGAACATGGACGAGCTCGGCAGCAACGCCGAGTACACCCGGATCACGGCCGAGCAGTTCTCCAGCGTCACCGCCGAGAACGTGATGAAGTGGCAGCTCGTGGAGCCCGAGCGCGGCACGTACGACTGGGCGGCGGCCGACCGGCTGGTCGACTTCGCGAAGAAGAACAAGCAGCTGGTCCGCGGCCACACGCTGGTGTGGCACAGCCAGCTGCCCACCTGGCTCTCCTCCGACGGCTACACCACCACGCTGTCCAACGACGAGCTGAAGGCCCTGCTCAAGAAGCACATTCAGGACCAGGTGAAGCACTTCAAGGGCGACATCTGGCAGTGGGACGTCGTCAACGAGGCGTTCGACGACGACGGCAAGCCCCGCGAGACCATCTGGTACAAGGCGTGGGGCGGCCTGGGCTACATCGCCGACGCCTTCCGCTGGGCGCGCCAGGCCGACCCCAAGGCCCTGCTGTTCTACAACGACTACAACCTCGAGTTCACCGGGCCGAAGAGCAACGCGGTGTACGACTTCGTCAAGACCCTCAAGGCCCAGCGTGTGCCCATCGACGGCGTCGGCTTCCAGGGCCACCTGGACACGCAGTACGGCTTCCCGGACCTGCAGGCCAACCTGCAGCGCTTCGCGGACCTCGGCCTGAAGGTGGCCGAGACCGAGGTGGACGTCCGCACGTTCACCGAGGCCGCGCCGAACGTGAACACCCCGACCAACCCGCTGGCCGTGTACGCCCAGGAGAGCTACTGGTCCCGGGCGCTGAAGGCCTGCCTCGCGGTGCGCGAGTGCATCTCGTTCACCCCGTGGGGCTTCGGCGACACCTACTCCTGGATCCCCGGCTGGTTCGACGACCCGCAGGAGGGCGCCGCCCTGCTGTATGACGCGGACCTGAAGCCCAAGTCGCAGTACTACGTGATCCAGCAGGACCTCGCCCTGGCCGCGGGCGCTCCGCGTCGCACCGACGGCGGCCCGGGCCGCCCCTGA
- a CDS encoding AAA family ATPase: protein MVLDRHRILTCAHVALPADALWVSFPLSDGDFLERRRVTSIKVPEAMQLEIADVAVLYLEEEIPAGVVPAPLRRPRGVDCPGIPWWAYGFAGSDPHGNSTQGNIGDLSAYGYIRLDSESRHHVEDGFSGAGVWSPDYQAVIGMVSQADYRGDGRGITLYQIDRWLPDEEITALTNWTVEQSDNVALAAWGWELSKDPEADRHWRPRARGVTQNGEPGHHFRGRERELRIIVEWLRKNTAERRVLVVTGDPGVGKSALLGQIVTTADPSARAQLPQEYKGIFAPLGSVACAVHARGKTALEVASEIARTASAPLPQEITDLAPAIRHVLEERDAPNFNVIIDALDEATTPIEARAIVSGVALPLMETCADIGARVVVGTRRRDEGGELLTEFAGQCEIVDLNDVSTLDDLTSYATEVLQQRPDSPYLDAKVARPVAEQIARAAGDNFLIAGLVARDHSLHDPVAATPETLSFSTTIGSVLRAYVARLVPVAGVPAATVLTALAFAEAPGLSADLWSTAIAALGGRKVPAAALVQFARSEAARFLIDANSQEPTALFRLFHQALNDTLLEDREKTVARSQDEGRLTQAFLEVGRRVGWQNASAYLLRSLPVHAARSGNIDSVLNENEFLLHADLKRLLPFVDMAVSPEALAKARLLRLTPQLVALPPATRAAMLTITEALENLGDDFRSMSLEMPYRAEWAQVPPRVERLVLEGHTNSVEAVCAFTSDGHTMLATASTDQTIRIWDPDIGQLERTIEGL, encoded by the coding sequence GTGGTCCTTGACCGGCACCGCATTCTCACCTGCGCACATGTAGCGTTGCCAGCCGACGCCTTGTGGGTTTCTTTTCCCCTGTCCGATGGTGACTTCCTCGAACGACGCAGGGTGACATCGATCAAGGTCCCCGAAGCTATGCAGCTTGAGATCGCCGATGTGGCGGTTTTGTACCTTGAGGAGGAAATACCCGCCGGAGTCGTTCCCGCGCCCCTTCGCCGTCCGCGAGGAGTGGATTGCCCCGGAATACCCTGGTGGGCCTACGGATTCGCAGGATCCGATCCTCATGGCAACTCTACACAGGGCAACATCGGCGATCTTTCCGCTTATGGGTATATTCGTCTGGACTCGGAGTCGCGCCATCACGTTGAGGACGGGTTCAGTGGCGCAGGAGTGTGGTCTCCCGATTATCAAGCTGTGATCGGCATGGTGAGCCAAGCAGACTATCGAGGCGACGGCCGAGGCATTACGCTCTATCAGATAGATCGTTGGCTTCCCGACGAAGAAATCACCGCTCTCACAAATTGGACAGTCGAGCAATCAGACAATGTAGCACTAGCTGCTTGGGGATGGGAACTCAGCAAAGATCCGGAAGCAGACCGTCACTGGCGTCCCCGAGCCCGCGGAGTCACGCAGAACGGCGAACCAGGCCATCATTTTCGTGGCCGCGAAAGGGAACTCAGAATAATTGTTGAATGGCTGCGTAAGAACACGGCTGAGCGCCGGGTGCTCGTAGTCACCGGCGACCCCGGCGTAGGCAAGTCGGCATTGCTTGGCCAAATCGTGACGACGGCCGACCCCAGCGCTCGCGCCCAGCTACCGCAGGAGTACAAGGGTATATTTGCACCTTTGGGGTCGGTAGCCTGCGCCGTACACGCCAGAGGTAAGACGGCCTTGGAAGTGGCCAGCGAGATTGCCCGTACCGCATCCGCACCTCTTCCACAGGAAATCACTGACCTCGCCCCAGCTATACGTCATGTGTTAGAGGAGCGAGACGCACCAAACTTCAACGTCATTATCGACGCGCTGGATGAAGCAACAACTCCCATAGAGGCGCGAGCAATAGTGTCCGGCGTCGCATTGCCACTGATGGAAACCTGCGCAGATATCGGTGCACGAGTAGTGGTCGGAACTCGACGGCGCGACGAAGGCGGGGAGCTTCTCACAGAATTCGCAGGCCAGTGTGAGATCGTCGACCTCAACGACGTCTCGACTCTGGACGATCTCACGTCATATGCGACTGAGGTGTTGCAACAGCGACCGGATAGTCCTTACCTCGATGCAAAGGTGGCTCGCCCAGTAGCCGAACAAATCGCCCGGGCGGCCGGTGATAATTTCCTGATCGCGGGCTTGGTGGCCCGTGATCATAGTCTGCATGACCCAGTTGCCGCCACTCCCGAGACATTGTCATTCTCAACCACGATCGGCAGCGTGCTTCGTGCCTACGTGGCGCGGCTAGTACCCGTGGCTGGCGTCCCTGCTGCAACGGTGCTTACAGCATTGGCATTTGCAGAGGCGCCCGGCCTGAGCGCTGACTTATGGAGCACAGCCATTGCCGCCCTCGGCGGAAGGAAAGTCCCTGCGGCTGCCCTGGTGCAATTCGCGCGCTCCGAGGCCGCCCGTTTCCTGATCGATGCAAATTCGCAGGAGCCGACTGCACTCTTCCGATTGTTCCACCAGGCGTTGAATGACACCTTGCTCGAGGATCGCGAGAAGACCGTGGCGCGTTCCCAGGACGAGGGCCGACTGACGCAGGCCTTTTTGGAGGTAGGGAGAAGGGTCGGATGGCAAAACGCGTCAGCATATCTGCTGCGTTCTTTGCCCGTGCACGCCGCCCGCAGCGGGAACATCGACAGCGTACTGAACGAGAACGAGTTCCTCCTCCACGCCGACTTGAAGCGCCTGCTTCCCTTTGTCGACATGGCCGTATCTCCGGAGGCACTGGCCAAGGCACGTCTGCTCCGGCTAACTCCACAGCTCGTGGCACTCCCTCCTGCCACCCGAGCCGCCATGCTGACAATTACCGAAGCGTTGGAGAATCTAGGCGACGATTTCCGCAGCATGAGCCTGGAGATGCCATACCGCGCTGAATGGGCGCAAGTCCCTCCACGAGTTGAGCGATTGGTCTTGGAAGGGCACACCAATAGCGTGGAGGCGGTATGCGCATTTACCTCTGACGGTCATACCATGCTTGCAACCGCCAGTACTGATCAAACGATACGCATCTGGGATCCCGACATCGGTCAACTTGAACGCACTATCGAAGGCCT
- a CDS encoding MDR family MFS transporter produces MIRLLVLATFVVILNETIMINAIPRLMNALHITEQTAQWLSTAFMLTMAAVIPITGWFLQRVSTRSAYATAMGLFLFGTALAAVAPSFEVLLGARVVQASGTAVMMPLLMTTLMQVVPEAERGRVMGNVSLAISVAPAMGPTVSGVILQFGSWRLLFAVVLPIAALITWRGLKQLKNVGETQAGAIDWLSVVTAAAGFGGLVYGLSRFEGGDSRVAVAIVGVGLVAIAVFVVRQLSLQKRGAPLMDLRTLRHRTYTIALVLMSVAFMAMLGSMILLPLYLQNIRELSPLETGLLVMPGGLAMGLLGPTVGRLFDRFGGRVLVVPGAIGIALALAGLTQVTMTMPYWQLLGLHALLMVSLAATFTPVFTLGLGAVPPQLYSHGSSILSTLQQVAAAFGTALVITVMSARADALKAAGASEVLANLDGMRLAFVIGAVLSVAVVVSALLLPARADRVVELEASAH; encoded by the coding sequence GTGATCCGGTTGCTGGTGCTCGCCACGTTCGTGGTCATCCTCAACGAGACGATCATGATCAATGCGATCCCGCGGCTGATGAACGCGCTGCACATCACCGAGCAGACCGCGCAGTGGCTCTCGACCGCGTTCATGCTGACCATGGCCGCTGTCATCCCGATCACCGGATGGTTCCTGCAGCGGGTGTCCACCCGTAGCGCGTACGCCACCGCCATGGGGTTGTTCCTGTTCGGCACGGCGTTGGCCGCCGTCGCGCCGTCGTTCGAGGTGCTGCTGGGCGCGCGCGTCGTCCAGGCGTCCGGAACGGCCGTGATGATGCCCCTGCTGATGACGACGTTGATGCAGGTGGTGCCGGAGGCAGAGCGTGGCCGTGTGATGGGCAACGTCTCCCTGGCCATCTCGGTCGCGCCCGCGATGGGCCCGACGGTCTCGGGTGTGATCCTCCAGTTCGGGTCCTGGCGGCTGCTGTTCGCCGTGGTGCTTCCCATCGCCGCGCTGATCACCTGGCGAGGGCTGAAGCAGCTCAAGAACGTCGGAGAGACCCAGGCCGGTGCGATCGACTGGCTGAGCGTGGTGACGGCCGCCGCCGGGTTCGGCGGCCTCGTCTACGGGCTCAGCCGGTTCGAGGGCGGGGACAGCCGCGTGGCCGTCGCGATCGTGGGTGTGGGCCTGGTCGCCATCGCCGTCTTCGTCGTCCGCCAGCTGTCGCTGCAGAAGCGCGGCGCGCCGCTGATGGACCTGCGTACCCTGCGCCACCGCACCTACACGATCGCGCTGGTCCTGATGTCGGTGGCCTTCATGGCGATGCTCGGTTCGATGATCCTGCTGCCGCTGTATCTGCAGAACATCCGCGAGCTCAGCCCTCTGGAGACCGGGCTCCTCGTGATGCCGGGCGGCCTCGCGATGGGGCTGCTCGGGCCGACCGTCGGCCGACTGTTCGACCGCTTCGGTGGCCGGGTTCTGGTCGTTCCCGGCGCGATCGGAATCGCGCTCGCACTCGCCGGCCTCACCCAGGTCACCATGACCATGCCGTACTGGCAGCTCCTGGGGTTGCACGCGCTGCTGATGGTGAGTCTGGCCGCGACCTTCACCCCGGTGTTCACCCTCGGGCTCGGCGCGGTTCCCCCGCAGCTCTACTCCCACGGCAGCTCGATCTTGAGCACTCTGCAACAGGTCGCCGCGGCCTTCGGTACCGCGCTCGTGATCACCGTGATGAGCGCGCGGGCCGACGCCCTGAAAGCCGCGGGAGCATCAGAGGTGCTGGCCAACCTCGACGGCATGCGGCTGGCCTTCGTCATCGGCGCGGTGCTGTCCGTTGCCGTGGTCGTCAGCGCCTTGCTCCTGCCGGCCCGGGCGGACCGCGTCGTCGAGCTCGAGGCATCCGCCCATTGA
- a CDS encoding MerR family transcriptional regulator produces MLIGDVARRSGVSARMLRHYESLGLVRPTGRSGAGYREYSSEDIRRIFHIEILRSLGLSLREVGRALDDPGFAPAGLVEDLIRQTRERIARETELLTRLGRIGAAEPADWEDVLRIVALLHALGSENAGKRQRAALSPAAEVPVDALVEAALSETDPHVAGALRWALARSGDDALALLAEGLGSPVAEVRERAVQSIAEIPDDAATALLREALTNSDLAVRRRAALALGARGVTDAVPTLIDMIVEGANDTDAADALSVLARDEAPADRIAAGLVDRLANNAVGSSARLRLTQALADIPGLTASRALAELSQDDDRAVAFTARYIRKLRDDAR; encoded by the coding sequence GTGTTGATCGGGGATGTGGCACGGCGGTCCGGGGTCAGCGCCCGCATGCTCAGGCACTATGAATCGCTCGGCCTGGTGCGGCCGACGGGTCGTAGCGGGGCCGGCTATCGGGAGTACTCCAGCGAGGACATCCGGCGGATCTTCCACATCGAGATCCTGCGGTCATTGGGACTGTCGCTGCGTGAGGTCGGGCGCGCGCTGGACGACCCCGGCTTCGCACCCGCGGGGCTCGTCGAGGACCTCATCCGCCAGACACGAGAACGCATCGCGCGTGAGACGGAGCTCCTCACACGGCTGGGCCGGATCGGCGCCGCCGAACCGGCCGACTGGGAGGACGTCCTCCGGATCGTCGCGCTCCTTCATGCCCTGGGGTCGGAGAACGCCGGGAAGCGCCAGCGCGCGGCCCTGTCCCCGGCCGCGGAGGTGCCGGTGGACGCTCTGGTAGAGGCGGCGTTGAGCGAGACGGATCCGCACGTCGCGGGAGCCCTTCGATGGGCTCTGGCGCGATCGGGCGACGACGCGTTGGCGCTGCTGGCGGAGGGCCTCGGCTCACCGGTGGCCGAGGTGCGCGAGCGGGCAGTCCAGTCCATCGCCGAGATTCCGGACGACGCGGCGACCGCACTGCTGCGGGAGGCCCTCACGAACTCCGACCTCGCGGTCCGCAGGCGTGCGGCTCTGGCGCTCGGGGCGCGTGGCGTGACCGACGCGGTCCCGACGCTCATCGACATGATCGTCGAAGGGGCGAACGACACCGATGCGGCCGATGCGCTGAGCGTGCTGGCGAGAGACGAGGCGCCGGCGGATCGGATCGCCGCCGGGCTCGTCGACCGCCTCGCCAACAACGCCGTGGGATCGTCCGCGCGGCTACGGCTGACGCAGGCGCTGGCGGACATCCCGGGGCTCACGGCGTCGCGCGCGCTCGCGGAGTTGTCACAGGACGACGACCGTGCCGTCGCGTTCACCGCGAGGTACATCCGCAAGCTCCGCGACGACGCGCGCTGA
- a CDS encoding HEAT repeat domain-containing protein produces MAMPKEDTNTTRALRGLENGSASVRLQAVLAAGTAPDPRFVDKLVERCAVEPDFYVRDMLTWALTRHAPSLTVPKLIGELRSERAQARSQALHTLSKIGDRRAWPAITRALLTDADDEVARTAWRAAVVLVPEGEESELAAALATQLGRGERETQLSLSRALIALGAVVTPILRAAMADPDPGVRRHAIATERLSRNPDAGFEFAIEEAKRIVALGTTGREE; encoded by the coding sequence ATGGCCATGCCGAAAGAGGACACGAACACGACGCGGGCGCTCCGGGGGCTGGAGAACGGCAGCGCCTCGGTGCGGCTGCAGGCGGTGCTGGCGGCCGGGACGGCCCCGGACCCGCGGTTCGTCGACAAGCTCGTCGAACGGTGCGCGGTGGAGCCCGATTTCTACGTGCGCGACATGCTCACGTGGGCGCTCACCCGCCACGCGCCATCGCTGACGGTGCCCAAACTCATCGGCGAGCTCCGTTCGGAGCGTGCGCAGGCACGGAGCCAGGCGTTGCACACGCTGTCCAAGATCGGCGATCGGCGGGCGTGGCCGGCGATCACGCGGGCGCTGCTGACCGACGCCGACGACGAGGTGGCGCGGACCGCCTGGCGGGCAGCGGTCGTACTCGTGCCCGAGGGCGAGGAGTCCGAGTTGGCCGCAGCGCTGGCGACGCAGCTCGGGCGCGGCGAGCGTGAGACGCAGCTGAGCCTCAGCCGGGCGCTGATCGCGCTCGGCGCGGTGGTCACGCCGATCCTGCGCGCCGCGATGGCGGATCCCGACCCTGGCGTGCGCCGGCACGCGATCGCCACGGAACGGCTGTCGCGCAACCCGGACGCCGGATTCGAGTTCGCGATCGAGGAGGCGAAGCGCATCGTGGCCCTCGGTACGACCGGCCGGGAGGAGTGA
- a CDS encoding polysaccharide deacetylase family protein → MVNRSRRPRRARLLAIPLAAIGLVLGMTHPALADNPTSTVVDSTRGGGMSVGLTFDDGPNPPDTLRLLGVLREHHVKAVFCLWGDHVRQHPEVVRRIVADGHTLCNHGMHHDDMAAWPAQKIRADLLETSAAIRAAVPGAHIPYFRAPYGSWGQTPTVAADLGMQALGWRLAVGDWDPPGTAELIRRLREGITPGAVVLLHDGGGDRSQTVDAVAAVIPALRSEGWHLSLPARRG, encoded by the coding sequence CGGGCACGTCTTCTCGCGATCCCGCTGGCCGCGATAGGTCTGGTGCTGGGCATGACGCATCCGGCCCTGGCGGACAACCCGACTTCCACGGTCGTCGACTCCACCCGCGGCGGCGGGATGTCGGTCGGCCTCACCTTCGACGACGGCCCGAACCCTCCCGACACGCTGCGCCTGCTCGGCGTGCTGCGTGAGCACCACGTGAAGGCGGTCTTCTGCCTCTGGGGTGATCACGTCCGGCAGCACCCGGAGGTCGTCCGGCGGATCGTCGCCGACGGGCACACGCTCTGCAACCACGGCATGCACCACGACGACATGGCGGCCTGGCCGGCGCAGAAGATCCGCGCCGACCTGCTCGAGACGAGCGCCGCCATCCGCGCGGCCGTGCCGGGAGCGCACATCCCGTACTTCCGGGCCCCGTACGGCAGTTGGGGGCAGACGCCGACCGTCGCGGCCGATCTCGGCATGCAGGCGCTGGGCTGGCGTCTCGCCGTCGGGGACTGGGATCCGCCGGGCACCGCAGAACTGATCCGCCGCCTGCGAGAGGGCATCACGCCGGGCGCGGTGGTCCTCCTGCACGACGGCGGCGGGGACCGGAGTCAGACCGTCGACGCGGTCGCCGCCGTCATCCCCGCGCTCCGTTCGGAGGGATGGCACCTGTCACTGCCCGCCCGGCGGGGCTGA